One window of the Spirochaetota bacterium genome contains the following:
- the clpB gene encoding ATP-dependent chaperone ClpB, giving the protein MRYDKLTTKVQEALQSAHSLAVERGNPEVDDVHLFSAFLEQERGVIVPLLKKLSIDPGLLRTAIADDIVRSPRADGSNAQIALSARLSRILVRAEKIAGAMKDDYTSSEHVFLAVLEVKEGTVHERLAALGVRTDAVLAALKGIRGSEKVDDPDAENKYQALEKYTRDLTELARKDRIDPVIGRDNEIRRVMQVLSRRTKNNPVLIGEAGVGKTAIAEGLARRIVSGDVPEGLAGKKLVSLDLAALIAGTKFRGEFEERLKAVIKTISDADGSIILFIDELHTLVGAGSAEGAMDASNMLKPALARGELRCVGATTLNEYKKHIEKDPALERRFQPILVEPPSAEDTISILRGLKERYEVHHGVRIADAAIVAAATLADRYITDRFLPDKAIDLIDEAASRVKIEIDSMPEELDTLARDITRLEIEREALKKESDADSKKRLAEITSTVADKKESFSALKVKWENEKKIIASMRALKEEVEHLKFQEAEAARAGELARASELRYGLIPQKEKELARMTGEITGANTLLREEVSEDDIARVVATWTGIPVSKMMEGEREKLIRMEEALSLRVIGQDDAVRKVSDAIRRNRSGLADEHRPVGTFLFIGPTGVGKTELAKTLASFLFDDERNMIRIDMSEYMEKHAVAKLIGAPPGYVGYEEGGALTEAVRRHPYAVVLFDEVEKAHPDVFNILLQMLDDGRLTDSQGRTVNFTNTLIIMTSNIGSDIIQERQASGDYSEKAVMDAIESLLRTNFRPEFLNRIDETILFHPLMKDTIVRIAELEMKKLARRVRDQGYTLSIAKKVFEYIAALGYDVQYGARPLKRTIQSEIMNPLSKALLGGAFVKGDTIAADVDERGKVSFSKRA; this is encoded by the coding sequence ATGCGATACGACAAACTTACCACGAAGGTCCAGGAAGCGCTTCAATCGGCGCATTCGCTTGCCGTGGAGCGCGGCAATCCCGAGGTGGACGATGTCCATCTCTTTTCGGCTTTCCTTGAGCAGGAGCGCGGGGTGATCGTTCCCCTCCTGAAGAAATTGTCAATAGACCCGGGGCTGTTGCGTACGGCGATAGCCGATGACATTGTACGATCGCCGCGTGCGGACGGATCGAACGCGCAGATAGCGCTTTCGGCGAGACTCTCGCGCATCCTTGTCCGCGCGGAGAAGATCGCCGGCGCCATGAAGGACGACTATACATCGAGCGAGCATGTGTTCCTCGCCGTGCTCGAAGTAAAAGAGGGAACGGTGCATGAGCGTCTTGCCGCACTCGGCGTACGTACCGACGCAGTGCTCGCTGCGCTTAAGGGGATCCGCGGGAGCGAGAAGGTCGATGATCCGGATGCGGAGAACAAATATCAGGCATTGGAAAAGTACACGCGCGATCTTACCGAGCTTGCACGCAAGGACAGGATCGATCCCGTCATCGGGCGTGATAATGAGATACGCCGCGTCATGCAGGTGCTCTCACGGCGCACCAAGAACAATCCTGTGCTCATCGGTGAGGCGGGTGTGGGAAAGACCGCGATCGCCGAGGGGCTTGCGCGGCGCATCGTCTCGGGCGATGTGCCCGAAGGGCTTGCAGGCAAGAAACTCGTCTCGCTCGATCTTGCCGCGCTCATCGCCGGAACGAAATTCCGCGGTGAATTCGAGGAACGGCTCAAAGCCGTTATAAAAACTATCTCGGATGCGGATGGATCGATCATCCTGTTCATCGACGAGCTCCACACCCTTGTGGGAGCGGGCAGCGCCGAGGGTGCCATGGATGCATCGAATATGCTGAAGCCGGCGCTTGCACGCGGTGAGCTTCGCTGCGTGGGCGCGACAACGCTCAATGAGTACAAGAAGCATATCGAGAAGGACCCGGCGCTTGAACGGCGATTCCAGCCGATCCTGGTCGAGCCGCCTTCTGCTGAGGATACGATATCGATACTGCGCGGACTTAAGGAGCGCTATGAAGTGCATCACGGTGTACGGATAGCGGACGCGGCGATAGTCGCTGCGGCAACGCTCGCCGACCGCTATATCACGGACCGTTTCCTTCCGGACAAGGCCATCGATCTCATCGATGAAGCGGCAAGCCGCGTGAAGATAGAGATAGACAGCATGCCCGAAGAGCTCGATACGCTCGCGCGCGACATCACCCGTTTGGAGATAGAACGCGAGGCGCTGAAAAAGGAATCCGATGCCGATTCGAAGAAACGTCTCGCCGAAATAACATCGACGGTCGCTGATAAGAAAGAATCGTTCTCTGCGCTCAAGGTGAAATGGGAGAACGAGAAGAAGATCATCGCATCCATGCGCGCGCTCAAGGAGGAAGTGGAGCATCTCAAATTCCAGGAGGCGGAAGCGGCGCGTGCCGGGGAGCTCGCCCGCGCGAGCGAATTGCGCTACGGGCTCATCCCGCAGAAGGAGAAGGAACTTGCGAGAATGACGGGAGAGATCACCGGCGCGAACACGCTTCTCCGCGAGGAGGTGAGCGAGGACGATATCGCGCGCGTGGTGGCGACGTGGACCGGTATACCCGTGAGCAAGATGATGGAGGGCGAGCGCGAAAAGCTCATCCGCATGGAGGAGGCGCTCTCTCTGCGCGTCATCGGGCAGGATGATGCCGTACGAAAAGTATCGGACGCGATACGGCGCAATCGCAGCGGCCTTGCGGACGAACATCGCCCCGTGGGGACGTTCCTGTTCATCGGGCCCACCGGTGTGGGAAAGACCGAGCTTGCCAAGACGCTCGCTTCGTTCCTCTTCGATGACGAGCGGAACATGATACGCATCGATATGAGCGAGTACATGGAGAAGCACGCGGTGGCAAAGCTCATCGGCGCACCCCCGGGGTATGTCGGTTATGAAGAGGGCGGCGCACTCACCGAAGCGGTACGGCGGCATCCCTACGCAGTCGTGCTTTTCGATGAGGTCGAGAAGGCGCATCCGGACGTGTTCAACATACTCCTGCAGATGCTCGATGACGGACGGCTTACCGATTCGCAGGGGCGTACGGTGAACTTCACCAACACCCTCATCATCATGACGAGCAATATCGGGAGCGATATCATCCAGGAGCGACAGGCGTCAGGTGATTACAGCGAAAAGGCGGTGATGGATGCCATCGAGTCGCTCTTGCGGACGAATTTCCGTCCGGAATTCCTCAATCGCATCGATGAGACGATACTGTTCCATCCGCTCATGAAGGATACGATAGTGCGTATCGCCGAGCTTGAGATGAAAAAGCTCGCTCGCCGTGTCAGGGATCAGGGTTACACGCTGTCGATCGCGAAGAAGGTGTTCGAGTATATTGCCGCCCTGGGCTACGATGTTCAGTACGGAGCGCGACCGCTCAAACGGACGATACAGTCGGAGATAATGAACCCGCTTTCAAAGGCATTGCTCGGCGGTGCGTTCGTGAAGGGCGATACGATCGCCGCCGACGTCGACGAGCGCGGGAAAGTATCGTTCAGCAAACGGGCATAA
- a CDS encoding S1C family serine protease gives MTRFFRSMRTFRFLPVLSLAALLSGQETVSFTGGEEMQKKVQNSLVSISCKAKGITYGYRRWMDRGTSTGAGVFISKDGLIVTAYSLVASPETITVKMADGKQSGATLVGFDPFIDVAVIKLNSGEAPDMLAFDTTDSITADAVAIAGGFREGNAPTLIPITVSRLGRMGIGIAYIENFIQFSADVVPEDLGGPLIDQSGNIVGVNVMTGTKRAGVGLTVPASMVRASFASISQGGKVQYPFLGVYVRELRNIKDFNYPAEGLPQEGLFVLGVPDDSPAKNAGINFGDAIIEVNGVAVTSYSDMYQALAGKAVGDQTSVVLLRKGSRMQATVALAERPLLPVFNIPNFCRLFLGFDVGKETISPTHTAYTVKKVYFFGAKKKEGPYGEGDYIVQIAPGKPYGVPEPIRENAQMAALIYPDSIVLDDSEYGLDLFFAKRPDQFGSRAVFQGSMKKISF, from the coding sequence ATGACGCGATTCTTTCGATCGATGAGAACCTTCCGCTTCCTTCCGGTGCTGTCCCTCGCCGCTCTGCTCTCGGGGCAGGAGACCGTTTCCTTCACCGGCGGCGAAGAAATGCAGAAGAAGGTACAGAACTCCCTTGTTTCAATATCCTGTAAAGCGAAGGGGATAACCTACGGATACCGCCGCTGGATGGACCGGGGCACGTCGACCGGCGCAGGTGTTTTCATCTCGAAGGACGGTCTCATCGTGACCGCATATTCACTTGTCGCTTCCCCGGAAACGATAACGGTGAAGATGGCGGACGGCAAACAATCCGGGGCGACCCTTGTCGGGTTCGACCCGTTCATCGATGTCGCCGTCATCAAGCTTAACAGCGGCGAAGCGCCCGACATGCTCGCATTCGACACCACCGACAGCATCACCGCGGACGCGGTCGCGATAGCGGGCGGTTTCCGCGAGGGGAACGCCCCGACGCTCATTCCTATAACCGTATCGCGCCTCGGCCGCATGGGCATCGGCATCGCGTATATCGAGAATTTCATACAATTCAGCGCCGATGTCGTCCCCGAGGACCTCGGCGGACCGCTCATCGACCAGAGCGGGAATATCGTGGGCGTCAATGTCATGACCGGCACAAAGCGCGCCGGCGTCGGGCTCACCGTCCCCGCCTCGATGGTACGCGCATCGTTCGCGTCGATAAGCCAGGGCGGGAAAGTACAGTACCCGTTCCTCGGCGTCTATGTACGTGAACTGCGCAATATCAAGGACTTCAATTATCCTGCCGAGGGGCTACCCCAGGAAGGGCTCTTCGTGCTCGGCGTTCCGGACGATTCACCCGCGAAAAACGCGGGCATCAATTTCGGCGATGCCATCATCGAAGTGAACGGCGTTGCCGTTACTTCCTACAGCGACATGTATCAGGCCCTCGCCGGAAAGGCTGTCGGCGACCAGACATCGGTCGTACTCCTGCGAAAGGGTTCACGCATGCAAGCGACCGTAGCGCTCGCAGAACGGCCGCTCCTGCCCGTGTTCAATATACCGAACTTCTGCAGGCTCTTCCTCGGTTTCGACGTGGGAAAAGAGACGATATCGCCGACACATACCGCCTATACGGTAAAGAAGGTGTACTTTTTCGGGGCGAAGAAAAAAGAAGGCCCCTACGGTGAAGGCGATTACATCGTGCAGATAGCGCCCGGGAAACCCTACGGCGTTCCCGAACCGATACGCGAGAACGCACAGATGGCGGCGCTCATCTATCCCGACTCGATAGTGCTCGATGATTCCGAATACGGCCTCGATCTCTTCTTTGCGAAACGCCCCGATCAATTCGGGAGTCGCGCGGTGTTCCAAGGCTCGATGAAAAAGATCTCTTTTTAA
- a CDS encoding MauE/DoxX family redox-associated membrane protein — MKITDLATNRFLALTCRILIGTLFIYASVDKILHPVSFAHTFANYAIMPDAFTPLVAIFVPWFELIAGTMFIIGFRTRSTAIALILLLSAFLVGITVNLVRGADMDCGCFEFFGIPERLSISTFLRDVLFIALTLPPFFAPRQAFAIDSRIEKGKQQ; from the coding sequence ATGAAGATCACCGATCTTGCGACCAATCGATTCCTCGCCCTCACGTGCCGCATACTCATAGGCACGCTCTTCATCTACGCGAGTGTCGATAAGATACTGCACCCGGTGAGCTTTGCGCACACGTTCGCCAACTATGCGATAATGCCGGACGCCTTCACGCCGCTCGTAGCGATATTCGTTCCCTGGTTCGAGCTCATCGCCGGGACCATGTTCATCATCGGGTTCCGTACGCGTTCGACCGCCATTGCGCTCATCCTTCTGCTCTCAGCCTTCCTCGTCGGCATTACGGTCAATCTGGTGCGCGGCGCCGATATGGACTGCGGATGCTTCGAATTCTTCGGCATACCGGAGCGGCTGTCGATATCCACGTTCCTCAGGGATGTCCTTTTCATCGCCCTCACGCTCCCGCCGTTCTTTGCTCCCCGCCAGGCCTTCGCGATCGATTCACGTATCGAGAAAGGAAAACAACAATGA
- a CDS encoding rhodanese-like domain-containing protein has protein sequence MKMIRTIMIDLVAMALIAFGAGSVFNAFYPSGYKLRAPNDNIIAINTQLAKVKFDENAFFIDARSPAEYVSGHVPRAVNLPEDRYLEFAEALYDRIDAAPVVVVYCSDEKCDKSHKLAHNRLGVSFKGKRIYIMTAGMTGWNAKGYPSERKQ, from the coding sequence ATGAAGATGATCCGTACCATCATGATCGACCTGGTCGCAATGGCCCTCATCGCGTTCGGCGCGGGGAGCGTGTTCAACGCGTTCTACCCGTCGGGGTACAAGCTTCGTGCCCCCAACGACAATATCATAGCGATAAACACGCAGCTTGCGAAAGTGAAGTTCGATGAAAACGCTTTCTTTATCGATGCCCGTTCCCCCGCTGAATATGTGTCCGGTCATGTGCCGCGTGCCGTCAATCTTCCCGAGGACCGTTACCTTGAATTCGCCGAGGCGCTCTACGACCGCATCGATGCCGCACCGGTGGTGGTCGTCTACTGTTCCGATGAGAAATGCGACAAGTCCCATAAGCTCGCGCACAACAGGCTCGGCGTCTCGTTCAAGGGCAAGCGCATTTATATCATGACCGCGGGGATGACGGGATGGAACGCCAAGGGTTATCCGTCGGAGCGGAAACAATGA
- the glgP gene encoding alpha-glucan family phosphorylase → MPNIKKYLVSPSVPKELLPLKEIIHNFWWTWNTDAVNLLRRLDRDIWEAALHNPVKTVGSISQEGLNALAADESFMSELAHVHTDIREYLARPLYNGQNGNPNDMCVAYFSFEYGIHESLPIYSGGLGVLSGDHLKSASDLGIPLVAVGLLYSRGYFRQYLNADGWQQEYEIENDFYNLPIELIQEADGKPCIVDVDMAGRKVTAQIWKAAVGRVTLYFLDTNIDANSPEDRVLTSQLYGGDRDMRIRQEILLGIGGVRLLKKMNIKPTVYHMNEGHSAFLTLERLRMYLAEGLSIYEASQLIYATNVFTTHTPVPAGNDVFALPLVQKYFNDYMEKMGVKFDRFFRWGRQNPDDVNEGFCMTVLALNWSAHNNGVSRLHGEVSRRMWQRVWPDIPREDLPIGHITNGIHTTSWISYEMHGLYDRYLGPKWRTSPAKNDVWKRVAEIPDAELWRIHERRKERLISFVRDRVKKQMIQKGYPQSEIEGADSILDAEALTIGFSRRFATYKRGTLLFHDLERIKHILNDRERPVQIIYAGKAHPHDNEGKELIRYLSQIARRDEFRRRVVFVEDYDINVARYLVQGVDVWLNNPRRPEEASGTSGMKVPVNGGLNLSILDGWWDESYNGENGWAIGRGEEYTDYKHQDEVESRALYNVIEKDITPLYYDRTHSEIPRGWVKRMKASIMTVCPEFNTDRMVGDYTKKFYIPAHSKGMMLTGENFDRAKKLAQWKEGILKNWDSVRIENVTSESPEKVEVGMKYTVEAQVNLGGLTPDAVTVEIYSGTLNRQGEIVNAATIPMAAIRESGKGKWQYKGEIDCRKTGQNGYAVRVFPAHPDLSYKFEMKLIIWS, encoded by the coding sequence ATGCCGAATATCAAGAAATATCTCGTTTCGCCCTCCGTGCCGAAGGAACTCCTGCCGCTCAAGGAGATCATACACAATTTCTGGTGGACATGGAATACCGATGCGGTCAATCTGCTTCGGCGCCTGGACCGCGATATTTGGGAAGCGGCGCTGCATAACCCGGTAAAGACCGTCGGTTCGATATCTCAGGAAGGGCTCAATGCCCTTGCGGCGGATGAATCGTTCATGAGCGAGCTTGCGCACGTGCATACGGATATCAGGGAATATCTTGCCCGACCTCTCTACAACGGACAGAACGGCAATCCCAACGATATGTGCGTGGCATATTTCTCGTTCGAATACGGCATACACGAATCCCTGCCGATATATTCCGGCGGCCTCGGTGTTCTTTCCGGGGACCACCTCAAGTCGGCGAGCGATCTCGGTATTCCCCTCGTCGCGGTAGGGCTTCTCTACAGCCGCGGTTACTTCCGCCAATACCTCAATGCGGACGGCTGGCAGCAGGAGTATGAGATCGAGAATGATTTCTATAATCTCCCGATAGAACTGATACAGGAAGCTGACGGCAAGCCCTGCATCGTCGATGTCGATATGGCCGGGCGCAAGGTGACCGCGCAGATATGGAAGGCGGCCGTCGGGCGCGTGACGCTCTATTTCCTCGATACGAACATCGATGCCAACAGCCCTGAGGACCGCGTGCTTACTTCGCAGCTCTACGGCGGCGACCGCGATATGCGCATACGCCAGGAGATACTCCTCGGCATCGGCGGCGTGCGCCTTCTGAAAAAGATGAACATAAAGCCGACGGTCTATCACATGAACGAAGGCCACAGCGCCTTCCTCACGCTGGAACGCCTGCGCATGTATCTCGCCGAAGGGCTTTCCATCTACGAAGCATCGCAGCTCATCTACGCGACGAACGTGTTCACCACGCATACGCCGGTGCCCGCGGGCAATGATGTTTTTGCGCTCCCGCTCGTGCAGAAATATTTCAACGACTATATGGAGAAGATGGGCGTGAAATTCGACCGCTTCTTCCGCTGGGGGCGGCAGAACCCCGACGACGTGAATGAAGGGTTCTGCATGACCGTGCTTGCGCTCAACTGGTCGGCGCACAATAATGGCGTGAGCAGGCTTCACGGCGAAGTTTCGCGCCGTATGTGGCAGCGCGTGTGGCCCGATATCCCGAGAGAGGACCTGCCGATAGGACATATCACCAACGGCATTCATACGACGTCGTGGATATCGTACGAGATGCATGGTCTTTACGACCGCTATCTAGGACCGAAGTGGCGCACGTCGCCCGCGAAGAACGATGTGTGGAAGCGTGTCGCCGAGATACCGGATGCTGAACTCTGGCGCATACACGAGCGGCGCAAAGAGCGGCTCATCTCATTCGTGCGCGACCGCGTCAAGAAGCAGATGATACAGAAGGGGTACCCGCAGAGCGAGATAGAGGGCGCGGATTCGATACTCGATGCCGAAGCGCTCACCATCGGTTTTTCGCGGCGATTCGCGACCTACAAGCGCGGCACGCTCCTTTTTCACGATCTTGAACGGATAAAACATATACTCAATGATCGCGAGCGGCCGGTGCAGATAATCTACGCGGGCAAGGCGCATCCGCACGACAACGAGGGAAAGGAACTCATCCGCTACCTGTCGCAGATAGCCCGGCGCGATGAATTCCGCCGGCGCGTGGTCTTCGTCGAGGATTATGACATCAATGTCGCCCGCTATCTCGTGCAGGGCGTGGATGTATGGCTCAACAATCCGCGGCGTCCCGAAGAGGCGAGCGGCACGAGCGGCATGAAAGTGCCGGTGAACGGCGGCCTTAATCTCTCCATACTCGACGGCTGGTGGGATGAATCGTATAACGGCGAGAACGGCTGGGCCATCGGGCGCGGCGAGGAATACACCGATTACAAGCATCAGGACGAGGTGGAATCACGTGCGCTCTACAATGTCATCGAAAAGGACATTACGCCGCTCTACTACGACCGCACGCACAGCGAGATACCGCGCGGCTGGGTGAAACGGATGAAGGCTTCGATAATGACCGTATGCCCCGAGTTCAATACCGACCGTATGGTGGGCGATTATACGAAAAAATTCTATATACCCGCGCACAGCAAGGGAATGATGCTTACGGGAGAGAATTTCGACCGCGCGAAAAAACTGGCACAATGGAAGGAAGGTATTCTCAAGAACTGGGATTCCGTCCGTATAGAGAATGTCACGTCCGAATCGCCGGAAAAAGTGGAAGTGGGAATGAAGTATACCGTTGAAGCCCAGGTGAATCTGGGAGGGCTTACTCCCGATGCCGTCACGGTCGAGATATACAGCGGTACGCTCAATCGGCAGGGCGAGATAGTCAATGCCGCAACGATACCGATGGCAGCGATACGTGAATCGGGGAAGGGGAAGTGGCAGTACAAGGGCGAGATAGACTGCCGCAAGACCGGGCAGAACGGATATGCGGTGCGCGTATTCCCGGCGCATCCTGACTTGAGTTACAAATTCGAGATGAAGCTCATCATCTGGTCATGA
- a CDS encoding CsgG/HfaB family protein: protein MRVGVIDFLPKGVSAMEASIASDIFRQELVRSGRYDVLDRKHMQQVLTEQEFQQSGCTTSECAVKIGKVLNMQYMYYGIVMKTGSIMYVSAELINVETSRIESSARVEVKSIEALEGGIRGLVEELLQQRMAKQSGAVEEFLLSHEGLYLGGTVGQFFDTVFTKYYGVFYGFDLCEKVRLFGHQSDVMKWIGIAGVTGVISFGNSPALTQPAYLFMIEPYVSPFLGIDLRFGAVSIGIAADTSMPVLITGAGVGNVPYTIYMLMWGVSASSCIKLQLTDGVGLFAKIRATYIILSGTEHTLNMMSAGGPMQGRSSMYGTWQASAGFVF, encoded by the coding sequence ATGAGGGTCGGTGTGATCGATTTTCTGCCGAAAGGCGTTTCTGCGATGGAAGCATCCATTGCGAGCGATATATTCCGCCAAGAGCTTGTTCGATCCGGAAGATACGACGTTCTTGACAGGAAGCATATGCAGCAAGTCCTTACTGAGCAGGAATTCCAGCAAAGCGGCTGCACAACGTCGGAGTGTGCGGTAAAGATCGGGAAGGTCCTTAATATGCAGTATATGTATTACGGCATAGTCATGAAAACAGGATCGATCATGTATGTCTCGGCCGAGTTGATCAATGTTGAGACAAGCAGGATCGAATCGTCGGCACGGGTAGAAGTGAAAAGCATTGAGGCGCTTGAAGGCGGGATACGCGGTCTTGTCGAAGAGCTCTTGCAGCAGCGCATGGCAAAACAATCCGGGGCGGTTGAGGAATTCCTTCTGTCCCATGAAGGGCTCTATCTCGGCGGCACTGTCGGGCAGTTCTTCGACACGGTGTTCACAAAATACTATGGCGTATTTTACGGCTTCGATCTATGTGAGAAAGTGCGCCTCTTCGGGCATCAGAGCGATGTAATGAAATGGATCGGCATCGCTGGAGTGACCGGTGTGATAAGCTTCGGCAACAGTCCTGCGTTGACGCAGCCGGCGTATCTGTTCATGATCGAACCGTATGTCAGCCCTTTCCTCGGTATCGATCTGCGATTCGGAGCCGTATCGATCGGCATTGCTGCGGACACATCAATGCCCGTACTTATTACCGGGGCCGGGGTAGGGAATGTTCCATATACGATCTATATGTTGATGTGGGGGGTCAGTGCCAGTTCGTGTATAAAATTGCAACTCACTGATGGTGTTGGTTTGTTCGCCAAGATCCGTGCCACGTATATCATCCTGTCGGGGACTGAGCATACGCTGAATATGATGTCGGCAGGCGGTCCAATGCAGGGAAGGTCAAGCATGTACGGAACATGGCAGGCCTCTGCCGGATTCGTATTTTAG